Proteins encoded together in one Ignavibacteria bacterium window:
- a CDS encoding ADP-ribosylglycohydrolase family protein, translating to MEYASNILTPLFGAVIGDVIGSVFEWNNVKSTEFDLFCDKSDFTDDTVLSIAVADCLLNGKDYTKTYQEYGRKYPNRGYGGYFNQWLNSEDLKPYNSWGNGSAMRVSACGCFYDTLEDTLAEAKRSALPTHNHREGIKGAQSTAAAIFLARTGSGKDEIKQYIQDTFRYDLERKIKDIREVYVFDESCQGSVPEAIIAFLESTDFENAIRLAISIGGDSDTIAAITGGIALAYYKKLSAEIANKVWSLLPKEFKEIIMQFNLL from the coding sequence ATGGAATATGCATCTAATATATTAACTCCACTTTTTGGAGCAGTTATTGGTGACGTAATCGGTTCTGTTTTTGAATGGAATAATGTAAAGTCAACGGAGTTTGATTTGTTTTGTGATAAATCGGATTTTACAGACGATACAGTTCTATCGATTGCCGTTGCTGATTGTTTGTTAAACGGAAAAGATTATACAAAGACTTATCAAGAATACGGAAGAAAATACCCAAACAGAGGTTACGGAGGATATTTTAATCAGTGGTTAAATTCAGAAGACCTTAAACCATATAATAGTTGGGGAAATGGTTCTGCCATGAGAGTCAGCGCTTGCGGTTGTTTTTACGATACGCTTGAAGATACTCTTGCCGAGGCTAAGAGGAGTGCCCTGCCGACACATAATCACAGAGAGGGAATAAAAGGTGCTCAGTCAACTGCCGCAGCAATATTTCTTGCAAGAACCGGCTCCGGTAAAGATGAAATTAAGCAGTATATACAAGACACCTTTCGTTATGATTTAGAAAGAAAGATTAAAGATATCAGAGAAGTTTATGTCTTTGATGAAAGTTGTCAGGGATCTGTACCTGAAGCAATAATCGCATTCCTTGAAAGCACAGACTTTGAAAATGCAATACGACTTGCAATATCAATTGGCGGAGACAGTGATACAATAGCGGCAATCACAGGCGGAATAGCACTCGCATACTACAAAAAACTATCTGCTGAAATTGCAAACAAGGTCTGGAGTTTATTACCAAAGGAATTCAAAGAAATTATTATGCAATTTAATTTATTATAA
- a CDS encoding DIP1984 family protein encodes MKLAEALIKRGNSQKRIEVLRDKLLRYAKVQEGDKPVENPDDIYKVLKDCFNELTELVQKINKTNAKVLFDDIRTIAEILAYRDVLIQKYNLTTKLIFSATDIGAQFS; translated from the coding sequence ATGAAACTAGCAGAAGCATTAATAAAGAGAGGTAATTCTCAGAAGCGAATTGAAGTCCTGAGGGATAAATTACTCAGGTATGCGAAAGTGCAGGAGGGAGATAAACCTGTAGAAAATCCTGACGATATTTATAAAGTATTGAAGGATTGTTTTAATGAACTGACTGAATTAGTTCAGAAGATCAATAAGACAAATGCAAAGGTTCTGTTTGATGATATACGAACAATTGCGGAAATTCTGGCGTACAGGGATGTTTTGATACAAAAGTATAACCTAACAACCAAATTGATTTTCTCAGCAACTGATATTGGTGCTCAATTCAGTTAG
- a CDS encoding type ISP restriction/modification enzyme — protein MSRTLINQYYINIDRALQYGKSKNETAVRNYFWMLLNHYAKDNNYEVIPEVSTMGTKGSKVYPDGIVKNLWGLDVGLWESKDEADDINEEIDKKIKKGYPLTNILFEDTNTAVLFQRGERVMSVPVRNADNLDTILKQFFNFKSETVYKFEDAIEKFKEDIPTIIEKLRSKIEEVGDTNPNYISVRDTFLALCKAEINPEITLADVREMMIQHLLTSDIFNKIFDDPDFHRHNTIAAELEKLIDILFTYSERRNLLGSIEHYYDTINSTAAAITDHHEKQKFLKVLYENFYKSYNPKAADRLGVVYTPNEIVRFMIESTNHLLYKHFGKTLSDKSVDILDPATGTGTFISEIIENTIPKQDLAYKYKNEIHANEVAILPYYIASLNIEYTYKQKMGYFEEFSNICFVDTLDNTLPMSYGKQTNAFSLTSENTERIKKQNDRKISVIIGNPPYNANQKNENENNKNREYHEIDKRIKETYIKNSTAQKTKLYDMYSRFLRWASDRIDKNGIIAFVSNSSFIDSRTYDGFRKVISQEFNEIHIIDLKGNARTSGERRKQEGGNIFSDLIRVGVAVYFLVKKDGEPGFKVYYNAIEDYAKAEEKKEYLKSHKLKDIDFAHIIPDKDNNWINLTENNWEELIPVASRDVKLRKDQKAIFELYSLGVVTARDEWVYDDNSKRLQQKVNYLIDVYNTDLKELKGKSKTEIKDEVNYDIKWSRAVKNDLFKGKDYKFNKELIVDSLYRPYNKRKLYFSKELNEMQYQLNNVFKEEDNIVICHSGTSTSKPFSTLMTNTRYCYDLLEKTQCLPLYRYDSTNKRIDNITDWGLEQFQNHYEDKKIKKEDIFHYVYAVLHNPEYREKYEINLKREFPRIPFYDNFKKWCDRGKRLMDLHINFESAEPYKLKLITSETKAEHLKEKKKLIEEVKESDALPTYKPKVKTKLTANKENGTIEIDELTTLAGIPKEAWDYKLGNRSALEWILDQYKEKKPKDPTIREKFNTYKFADYKEKVIDLLMRVCTVSVETMKIVKEMEKEKIYS, from the coding sequence ATGTCAAGAACATTAATCAACCAATATTATATCAATATCGACCGAGCCCTTCAATACGGCAAATCCAAAAATGAAACTGCCGTAAGAAATTACTTCTGGATGCTTCTTAATCATTACGCAAAAGATAATAATTACGAGGTTATTCCCGAAGTTTCCACGATGGGAACGAAAGGCTCGAAGGTTTATCCTGACGGAATAGTTAAAAACCTGTGGGGATTGGATGTGGGGCTTTGGGAAAGCAAGGATGAGGCTGATGATATTAATGAAGAGATAGATAAGAAGATTAAAAAGGGTTACCCTCTCACAAACATTCTTTTTGAAGATACAAACACGGCGGTTCTTTTTCAAAGAGGTGAACGGGTTATGTCAGTTCCTGTTCGCAATGCGGATAATCTGGATACAATATTAAAACAGTTTTTTAATTTTAAGAGCGAGACTGTTTATAAGTTTGAAGATGCGATTGAAAAGTTTAAGGAAGATATTCCCACAATAATAGAGAAACTCCGCTCTAAGATTGAAGAAGTGGGCGATACAAACCCGAATTACATTTCTGTGCGTGATACTTTCTTAGCACTGTGCAAAGCTGAAATCAATCCCGAAATCACACTTGCCGATGTTCGCGAAATGATGATACAGCATTTGCTCACTTCTGACATATTTAATAAAATATTCGACGACCCTGATTTTCACAGGCATAATACGATAGCGGCTGAACTTGAAAAACTTATAGATATTCTATTTACTTATTCGGAAAGAAGAAATTTGCTTGGAAGCATTGAACATTATTACGACACTATAAACTCAACAGCCGCTGCAATTACAGACCATCACGAGAAGCAGAAGTTTCTGAAAGTATTATATGAAAACTTTTACAAGAGTTATAATCCAAAGGCAGCGGACAGGCTGGGAGTGGTTTACACTCCGAACGAAATTGTAAGGTTTATGATAGAAAGCACTAATCATCTTTTGTATAAACATTTCGGTAAAACTCTATCGGATAAGAGCGTTGACATACTCGACCCAGCGACGGGAACAGGTACATTCATTTCAGAGATAATTGAGAACACAATTCCAAAGCAAGACCTTGCTTATAAGTATAAGAATGAAATACACGCTAACGAGGTTGCTATACTCCCTTATTACATTGCGAGTTTAAACATTGAATACACGTATAAGCAAAAGATGGGATATTTTGAAGAGTTCTCGAATATATGTTTTGTTGATACACTTGATAATACACTACCAATGAGCTATGGTAAACAAACTAATGCTTTCAGCCTCACGAGCGAAAATACGGAAAGGATTAAAAAGCAAAACGATAGAAAGATTTCTGTGATAATCGGTAACCCGCCTTACAATGCAAACCAGAAAAATGAGAACGAAAACAATAAAAACAGAGAATATCATGAAATTGATAAAAGAATAAAAGAAACGTATATAAAGAACAGCACTGCACAGAAGACTAAACTGTATGATATGTATTCAAGATTTTTACGATGGGCAAGCGATAGAATAGATAAAAACGGAATAATTGCTTTTGTTTCAAATAGTTCTTTTATTGATTCGAGAACTTATGATGGATTTAGAAAAGTCATCTCACAGGAATTTAACGAAATTCATATAATTGATTTAAAAGGTAATGCACGAACAAGCGGTGAACGCAGAAAGCAAGAAGGGGGGAACATATTCAGTGATTTAATCCGTGTTGGTGTAGCAGTGTATTTTCTTGTTAAAAAAGATGGAGAACCAGGATTTAAAGTTTACTACAATGCTATAGAAGATTATGCAAAAGCAGAAGAAAAAAAGGAATATTTAAAATCACATAAATTGAAGGATATAGATTTTGCACATATAATCCCTGACAAGGATAATAATTGGATTAATCTAACCGAAAACAATTGGGAAGAACTTATTCCTGTTGCAAGCAGAGATGTAAAGTTAAGGAAAGACCAAAAAGCAATTTTTGAATTATATTCTTTAGGGGTTGTTACGGCAAGGGATGAATGGGTTTATGACGACAACTCAAAACGATTACAACAAAAGGTGAATTATCTAATAGATGTATATAATACTGATTTAAAAGAATTAAAAGGTAAATCTAAAACTGAAATAAAAGATGAAGTTAATTATGATATTAAATGGTCACGAGCTGTTAAAAATGATTTATTTAAAGGGAAGGACTATAAGTTTAATAAAGAACTAATTGTAGATAGTCTATATAGACCATATAATAAAAGAAAACTGTATTTTAGTAAAGAGTTAAATGAAATGCAGTATCAGTTAAATAATGTTTTTAAAGAAGAAGATAATATTGTAATCTGTCATTCAGGAACATCTACTTCAAAACCATTTTCAACATTAATGACAAATACCAGATACTGTTATGACTTGCTTGAGAAGACACAATGCCTTCCTCTTTATAGATATGATTCAACAAATAAACGAATAGATAATATTACAGACTGGGGATTAGAGCAATTTCAAAATCATTACGAAGACAAGAAAATAAAGAAGGAAGATATATTTCATTATGTGTATGCCGTACTTCATAATCCTGAGTACAGAGAGAAATACGAAATTAATTTAAAACGTGAGTTTCCAAGAATACCGTTTTATGATAATTTTAAGAAATGGTGTGACAGAGGAAAAAGGCTGATGGACTTGCACATAAACTTTGAGAGTGCGGAACCATACAAACTAAAATTAATAACGAGCGAAACGAAGGCTGAGCATTTAAAAGAAAAGAAGAAATTAATTGAGGAAGTGAAAGAGTCTGATGCACTGCCTACCTACAAACCAAAGGTAAAGACAAAACTGACTGCAAACAAAGAAAACGGAACGATAGAGATTGACGAACTGACTACCCTCGCGGGAATTCCAAAAGAAGCGTGGGATTACAAGCTGGGGAACCGTTCGGCTCTGGAATGGATACTCGACCAGTATAAAGAAAAGAAACCGAAAGACCCGACAATACGAGAGAAATTCAACACGTACAAGTTTGCGGATTACAAGGAAAAGGTAATAGATTTGCTGATGAGAGTCTGCACGGTGAGTGTGGAAACGATGAAGATAGTGAAGGAAATGGAGAAAGAGAAAATTTATAGTTAA
- a CDS encoding ImmA/IrrE family metallo-endopeptidase: protein MSHEVEMRMQAANFRKQHGFGANEPIRLTSLLMKLNVITFFREIDDKISGMSIKINENRFILINSLKSIGRQHFTICHELYHLYFEKEFEKNICYAETKRKRTDTEIRADLFASYLLLPEEGIIELIPDDEKKTNKIKLATLIKIEQYYSCSRAGLLTALKRMKYIDSKAYEKYRIGVITDAKKLGYTTELYEKGNDGKIIGDYGEKARRLYDAEKISEQHYLNILMDARIEKN, encoded by the coding sequence ATGAGCCATGAAGTTGAAATGCGGATGCAGGCGGCAAATTTCAGAAAGCAACACGGTTTCGGTGCGAACGAGCCAATCAGGCTTACAAGCCTGCTTATGAAATTAAATGTAATTACCTTTTTCAGGGAAATTGACGACAAAATTTCGGGTATGTCGATAAAGATAAACGAGAACAGATTCATTTTAATAAACTCATTAAAGTCTATAGGCAGGCAGCATTTTACGATATGTCACGAATTATATCATTTATATTTTGAGAAAGAATTCGAGAAAAATATTTGTTATGCTGAGACGAAACGGAAAAGAACAGATACTGAGATAAGGGCGGATTTGTTTGCTTCCTATTTATTACTTCCCGAAGAAGGAATAATCGAATTAATACCAGATGATGAGAAAAAAACGAATAAGATAAAGCTGGCGACGCTGATAAAGATTGAACAATACTATTCATGTTCAAGGGCCGGATTACTTACGGCATTAAAGAGAATGAAATACATAGACTCAAAAGCATACGAAAAATACAGGATAGGCGTGATAACAGATGCAAAGAAGCTGGGATACACGACAGAGCTTTATGAGAAGGGAAATGATGGAAAAATAATCGGAGACTACGGAGAAAAAGCAAGACGACTTTATGATGCGGAAAAGATATCAGAGCAGCATTATTTAAATATACTTATGGATGCACGAATTGAAAAGAATTGA
- a CDS encoding helix-turn-helix transcriptional regulator — MEKQKIIGKNIAFFRKLNNMTQESLSEYLGINRAELSYYETGERKTPLDILNKLSDLFQVELIDLLEMYEEDRKERAALSFRADELSKEGYKAIGEFGKVVKNYLKMKRIEKRQ, encoded by the coding sequence ATGGAAAAACAAAAAATTATAGGGAAAAATATAGCCTTTTTCAGGAAATTAAATAATATGACGCAGGAAAGCCTATCTGAATATTTAGGTATAAACCGTGCAGAATTAAGTTATTACGAAACGGGTGAAAGGAAGACGCCGTTGGATATATTGAATAAACTTTCAGATTTATTTCAAGTGGAGCTTATAGATTTACTTGAAATGTATGAAGAAGATAGAAAAGAAAGAGCTGCATTATCGTTCAGAGCAGACGAGCTTAGCAAGGAAGGATACAAGGCGATAGGCGAATTCGGCAAAGTTGTTAAGAACTATTTAAAAATGAAGAGAATAGAGAAAAGACAATGA
- a CDS encoding ImmA/IrrE family metallo-endopeptidase, producing the protein MSARAKARARELLDEYCIKEPSDLNVREIANGENLMIEEEDTQGHAGRIFIDKEGGLITIDKKIKEEGRKNFTIAHEVGHYCLEKAREYFCKKADFNYFLSTQDPEKEANIFAAELLMPEEWVKEFVKWKYEAKETVETAAQIFNTSISSMAIRYAEHGRFPIAVIFSEDTRVKWSCINEYFPFKWIENGQKVNNFSKAYDFYSGKEINTEVNDILADAWFLKDRNYIKGKYLHEQNIPMKAYNGVLTYVWDE; encoded by the coding sequence ATGAGTGCAAGAGCAAAGGCAAGAGCGAGGGAACTGCTGGATGAATACTGCATAAAGGAGCCGTCGGATTTAAACGTAAGAGAAATTGCAAACGGTGAAAATCTAATGATAGAAGAAGAGGATACACAAGGACATGCGGGGAGAATATTTATTGATAAAGAAGGCGGATTAATAACGATAGATAAAAAGATAAAAGAAGAGGGCAGAAAAAATTTCACTATAGCCCATGAAGTAGGACATTATTGTTTAGAAAAGGCAAGAGAATATTTCTGCAAGAAAGCAGATTTTAACTATTTTTTGAGTACACAAGATCCAGAAAAAGAGGCGAATATATTTGCGGCAGAATTACTGATGCCTGAAGAGTGGGTAAAAGAATTTGTAAAATGGAAATATGAAGCGAAGGAAACAGTTGAAACAGCAGCACAAATATTCAACACTTCGATAAGTTCCATGGCAATAAGATATGCAGAGCACGGAAGGTTTCCGATTGCAGTAATATTCAGTGAGGATACGAGGGTGAAGTGGTCTTGCATAAATGAATACTTCCCTTTTAAGTGGATAGAGAACGGACAAAAAGTAAATAATTTTTCAAAAGCATACGATTTTTATTCGGGGAAAGAAATTAATACAGAAGTTAACGACATATTAGCAGATGCATGGTTTTTAAAAGACCGAAATTACATAAAAGGAAAATATTTGCACGAGCAGAATATACCGATGAAAGCATATAACGGAGTATTGACATATGTTTGGGATGAATAG